The genome window GGCCAAGGCCGGTGACGGCTCGATGCCGTTCGCGGTGGGCTTTGATATCGCGATTGCCATGCCGCTGTCATGGCTGCCGCTGATCGCCGATTACTCGCGCTTCGGTAAACGCGCCCAAGGCGTGTTCGGCGGCACGGCGCTGGGGTTCTTTATCGGTAATTTCTGGCTGATGAGCCTGGGCGTGGCCTACACCCTGGCGTTTGCGCCGAGCGGCGAGGTGAATGCGCTGTTGCTGGCGTTGGCCGGGGCTTGCCTGGGGATTCCGCTGCTGCTGATCCTGCTGGATGAGTCGGAAAACGCCTTCGCCGATATTCACTCGGCGGCGGTTTCCAGCGGCCTGCTGTTGCGCTTGAAGGTCGAGCACCTGGCGCTGGCCATCGGTGTGATCTGCACACTCATCGCCTGCTTTGCGCCATTGGCCCAATACCAGAACTTCCTGTTGCTGATCGGCTCGGTATTCGCGCCGCTGTTCGGCGTGGTACTGGTGGATCACTTTGTCCTGCGGCGCCGTGGTCAGGGGGCTGTCGCCAACCTGCGTTGGCCGGCGCTGCTGGCGTGGTTGGGTGGCGTCGTGACTTATCACCTGTTGGCCAACCTGTATCCGGATATCGGCGCGACCCTGCCGGCGCTGGTGCTGGCAGGGCTGTTGCAGTTGATCCTGAGGCGGGTTTTCAGCGGCGTGCAGGCACCAGCTCAGGCTGGATGATGCCGTCCAGGCGTGAGTAGGGAATCTGCAATTCGACGTGGCCCAGGGCGTACGGCGCGATGGTGTTGGTCGGGTACTTGAGGATCACGCCACCATAGGTCAGCGCCACGTTCGGGGTTTTCTGGAAGGGGTAGGTCTTCACATACTCCGGCTCCAGGCTCAGGCGGGTGCTGATCAACCAGCTGTTGTGAGCCACCTGGGCGGCTTTCCAGAACGCATCTTCCTTGCCGGGCAGCAGCATGTCGGTCAGGGTCAGGGCCTTTTGCCGCTGGCGCGAATAGTTGATGAACGCGCGGCCGGGCTCGCCGTGGGTGGCGCCCTGGTCCAGGTAGCTGGACAATTCGATGATCACCAAGCCGTCATGCTGTTCACGTACCTTGGCCTGCAAGTACATGCTGTTGCGGGGGGCGGCGGTTTTCAGGAATTGCTCGCGATAGGTCTCCAGGCTGGTCGGCAGGGGATCGCTTTGGGTCATTTCCAGCAGGCGCTGTTCAATCAATGCGTCCAGCTTGGGTTCCTTGGCAAAGTGCACGGTGTCGATATTCACCAGCGGACAGTCGGCGCTGGCGCAGCCCGGCTTGCTCTGCTCGGTGGCGTCGCGGGTGGCTTCCACCGGGGCTTTGTAACTCGGCTGGAACAGGCTCTGGCATGCGCCGAGGGTCAATGCGATACAGGCCACGGAGGCGATTTTTAAAAGCGACATGGATGTCCTTCGTCTAGCGATAAGAGCGAAATTTGTGCAGCTTCGACTGCCAGCAAGGCCGTCAGTTCGCCACTAAGCTGATTAGAGTGTGTTTGACGCCCGCCGTCTATCCCGGCAACTGGAAAGGGGCTGCATCCAGAGGCATGAGCGCGTTAGGATGGCGCCAATTGCGCAGGCTCAACGAGGAAGGGACATGACGGATTCAGCAAAATCGACGCCGAGCACAATCGAGATTGTTCAGCGCGACAATGCCTACCAGGGCTTCTACAAGCTTGATCGCGTACAACTGCGCCATGAGAAGTTCGATGGCGGCATGAGCCGGGTGATCAACCGCGAAGTCTTTGTTCGTCATGATGCCGTGTGCGTGCTGCCCTACGACCCGCAGCGCGATGAAGTGGTGCTGATCGAGCAGTTCCGCGTCGGCGCCATGGGCCGTACCGACAACCCGTGGCTGGTGGAGATGGTCGCCGGCCTGATC of Pseudomonas azotoformans contains these proteins:
- the cytX gene encoding putative hydroxymethylpyrimidine transporter CytX; translation: MSIQPSTYSPDIAVPSDKRVFGARDLFSLWFSLGIGLMVLQTGALLAPGLGLSGSLLAIFLGTLVGVLLLAAVGVIGSDTGLSAMAALKLSLGAKGASLPALLNLLQLIGWGSFEIIVMRDAASLLGTRAFSGGSLLASPLLWTLFFGGLATLLAVSGPLTFVRQILRKWGIWLLLAACLWLTWNLFAKADLAALWAKAGDGSMPFAVGFDIAIAMPLSWLPLIADYSRFGKRAQGVFGGTALGFFIGNFWLMSLGVAYTLAFAPSGEVNALLLALAGACLGIPLLLILLDESENAFADIHSAAVSSGLLLRLKVEHLALAIGVICTLIACFAPLAQYQNFLLLIGSVFAPLFGVVLVDHFVLRRRGQGAVANLRWPALLAWLGGVVTYHLLANLYPDIGATLPALVLAGLLQLILRRVFSGVQAPAQAG
- a CDS encoding RsiV family protein; the protein is MSLLKIASVACIALTLGACQSLFQPSYKAPVEATRDATEQSKPGCASADCPLVNIDTVHFAKEPKLDALIEQRLLEMTQSDPLPTSLETYREQFLKTAAPRNSMYLQAKVREQHDGLVIIELSSYLDQGATHGEPGRAFINYSRQRQKALTLTDMLLPGKEDAFWKAAQVAHNSWLISTRLSLEPEYVKTYPFQKTPNVALTYGGVILKYPTNTIAPYALGHVELQIPYSRLDGIIQPELVPARR